Proteins encoded by one window of Aspergillus puulaauensis MK2 DNA, chromosome 4, nearly complete sequence:
- a CDS encoding MCT family MFS transporter (COG:G;~EggNog:ENOG410QDB0;~InterPro:IPR020846,IPR011701,IPR036259;~PFAM:PF07690;~SMCOG1137:Major facilitator superfamily MFS 1;~TransMembrane:12 (i35-56o76-98i105-121o127-150i162-182o194-215i240-261o273-293i305-323o329-351i363-388o400-419i);~antiSMASH:Cluster_4.6;~go_function: GO:0022857 - transmembrane transporter activity [Evidence IEA];~go_process: GO:0055085 - transmembrane transport [Evidence IEA]), whose translation MLQRSEMASKETAVDVASHAQDEADAGPPDGGSRAWLVVAGGFLTYFVTFGLLNSFGTFQAYYGQALLSGRDDSEISWIGSLQLFLLFIGGLVFGPIFDAKGSKILFVPGTVLFSLSLMMISLCKEYYQFILAQSLLFGVADAMLFYPTISAIPHWFNSRRGLAMGIVVAGSSLGGIAWPLILERLFHAVGFPWAMRIVGFISLALLLPACFMVVPRSSPRRSESIPREDVIAGLKDIRYWLTVVGMLFVMWGMFIPFYYIPLFAMDNGIDASFANALISILNVGSFVGRIVSGALADKVGRFNVTIACSLGSGILVLCLHCIRTKGAIVALTLLYGFTSGGLISLQSACVAQITKNMQVIGLMIGIMMAVCSLGALTGSPIGGALAVRKSGEVPAWVDFGGAFLLAGTALLVGARLAIDSRLLRIV comes from the exons ATGCTGCAACGGTCCGAAATGGCTTCTAAAGAGACAGCAGTAGACGTGGCGAGCCATGCCCAAGACGAAGCTGATGCTGGCCCTCCTGACGGCGGCTCGCGCGCCtggctggtggtggccgGGGGCTTCCTCACCTACTTTGTGACATTTG GTCTTCTCAATTCGTTTGGGACTTTCCAAGCGTACTACGGACAGGCGCTGCTGTCCGGCCGAGACGATAGCGAGATCTCCTGGATTGGCTCTCTCCAGCTCTTTTTGCTCTTCATCGGTGGCCTCGTCTTTGGCCCAATATTCGACGCCAAGGGGTCAAAGATCCTTTTCGTCCCGGGCACAGTGTTGTTTTCCCTCTCCCTGATGATGATCAGCCTCTGCAAAGAGTACTACCAGTTCATCCTGGCGCAGAGCCTGCTCTTCGGCGTTGCAGATGCAATGCTCTTCTACCCGACAATCTCTGCAATTCCACACTGGTTTAATAGCCGACGAGGCCTGGCAATGGGCATCGTCGTGGCTGGCTCCTCTCTAGGTGGAATTGCGTGGCCGCTCATACTAGAACGATTGTTCCACGCCGTTGGATTCCCATGGGCCATGCGTATTGTTGGATTTATCAGCTTggctctcctcctcccagcaTGTTTCATGGTTGTCCCTCGTTCATCGCCTAGAAGATCTGAAAGTATTCCCAGGGAGGACGTGATTGCAGGCCTCAAGGATATACGCTACTGGCTGACCGTGGTCGGGATGCTCTTCGTGATGTGGGGGATGTTTATTCCCTTCTACTATATTCCGCTCTTTGCCATGGACAACGGCATAGACGCTTCATTTGCAAATGCCCTGATTTCGATCCTAAATGTTGGCTCCTTCGTTGGGCGGATCGTTTCCGGTGCCCTGGCAGACAAAGTCGGACG GTTTAATGTCACTATTGCGTGCTCGCTCGGATCTGGAATCCTTGTTCTCTGCCTGCACTGCATCCGCACAAAAGGCGCAATTGTTGCACTTACCCTGCTGTACGGATTCACCTCGGGAGGCTTGATCTCCCTGCAATCTGCATGCGTGGCGCAGATAACGAAGAACATGCAAGTCATCGGGCTGATGATCGGGATCATGATGGCAGTCTGCTCCTTAGGAGCCCTGACGGGCAGTCCTATCGGCGGAGCTCTTGCGGTGAGGAAGTCTGGGGAGGTCCCTGCCTGGGTGGACTTTGGGGGTGCCTTTCTGCTGGCCGGTACAGCGCTGCTGGTGGGTGCGAGACTTGCTATTGATTCTCGGCTTTTACGAATTGTCTGA
- a CDS encoding uncharacterized protein (COG:S;~EggNog:ENOG410PMJA;~InterPro:IPR033121,IPR021109,IPR001461;~SECRETED:SignalP(1-16);~antiSMASH:Cluster_4.6;~go_function: GO:0004190 - aspartic-type endopeptidase activity [Evidence IEA];~go_process: GO:0006508 - proteolysis [Evidence IEA]), which translates to MWQSIAFLAVLNGALAAPTRRAPGAFDMPLTWTPFGFTTNTIQVGNPPQQLDSFVDWTWIGQYAFTPRCHGSLQDTFDCLQPGQPLYNQTQSRTYTNQSSLYPDRNWNPNHFFFYDDLSVGFGSDIQQVGPDHQGRVTLQLADMHFQLDFAYPFAGVYGLSPVFKTDNASTQSPFYQMWEQGIYRSPLISFLYCHNSTFDRPAPRRELCNGNDGLQTLGGPSPVLSLSGNATTPVLWYDNIVFPAVNDIDFEYEPAVYNYWAVRLTQHLIGDEVQPLNTSASIGGNPGAIFDHASYGRGVPMSENSYARLIEITDGQPITLDEDSAPNNGNQSFVAVDCARVASFPSVKFVFEGHERVWEVVPENYVEVLDLGKDQVCVLNVRTLGEGDFVIGNFGETFAKDKVVLFDFEELKVGLADVPSGSY; encoded by the coding sequence ATGTGGCAGTCTATTGCATTTCTCGCAGTTTTGAATGGGGCCCTTGCAGCCCCTACCAGAAGGGCCCCCGGGGCGTTCGACATGCCCCTAACCTGGACGCCCTTTGGTTTCACCACAAACACCATCCAAGTCGGCAATCCGCCTCAACAGCTCGATTCCTTCGTGGACTGGACCTGGATCGGCCAATACGCCTTCACCCCGCGCTGCCATGGCAGTTTGCAGGACACCTTCGACTGCCTCCAACCAGGCCAGCCGCTGTACAACCAAACCCAGTCGCGCACCTATACGAACCAGTCCAGCCTGTACCCCGATAGAAACTGGAACCCAAaccacttcttcttctacgATGACCTCTCTGTCGGCTTCGGGTCTGATATCCAACAAGTCGGCCCGGACCACCAGGGTAGAGTCACCCTGCAGCTGGCGGACATGCATTTCCAACTGGACTTTGCATACCCCTTCGCTGGAGTATACGGTCTCTCGCCGGTCTTCAAGACAGACAACGCCTCCACGCAGTCCCCGTTCTACCAGATGTGGGAACAGGGCATCTATCGCTCTCCGCTCATTTCCTTCTTATACTGCCACAACAGCACCTTCGACAGACCCGCCCCCCGTCGCGAGCTCTGCAATGGGAACGACGGCCTGCAGACTCTGGGAGGCCCATCTCCTGTCCTTAGTCTGTCAGGAAACGCCACAACCCCAGTGCTATGGTACGACAACATCGTCTTCCCCGCCGTCAACGACATTGACTTCGAATATGAACCGGCCGTCTACAACTACTGGGCTGTGCGGCTCACGCAGCATCTCATCGGAGACGAGGTGCAACCGCTCAACACCTCAGCCTCTATCGGTGGTAACCCCGGTGCTATCTTCGACCACGCCAGCTACGGCCGCGGCGTGCCCATGTCGGAGAATAGCTATGCGCGGCTGATTGAGATCACGGACGGGCAGCCGATTACATTGGATGAAGACAGTGCTCCCAATAATGGGAACCAGTCATTTGTGGCTGTGGACTGTGCCAGGGTGGCGTCGTTTCCCAGTGTCAAGTTTGTCTTTGAGGGCCATGAGAGGGTGTGGGAGGTTGTGCCGGAGAATTATGTTGAGGTGCTTGATCTGGGCAAGGACCAGGTTTGTGTGTTGAATGTGAGGACGCTGGGCGAGGGAGACTTTGTTATTGGCAATTTTGGTGAGACTTTTGCGAAGGACAAggttgttttgtttgatttCGAGGAGCTCAAGGTTGGGCTGGCGGATGTTCCTAGCGGTTCTTATTGA
- a CDS encoding thioesterase domain-containing protein (COG:S;~EggNog:ENOG410PX49;~InterPro:IPR029058,IPR001031;~TransMembrane:2 (o20-40i94-115o);~antiSMASH:Cluster_4.6;~go_function: GO:0016788 - hydrolase activity, acting on ester bonds [Evidence IEA];~go_process: GO:0009058 - biosynthetic process [Evidence IEA]), with product MAETVAHIQGNPSSPLTPLILVHAISGLALPYFALGSLSADIHDHSKDSRPVYGLSSPIYESVPAFRRHSKSLPSLALEYVRIIRRDIQPNGPYLLGGWSMGGMIAVEMAAILAAQGESVKHVVLVDSLNPEVYLPFHDAQERRVLATLTYNAIAWRVNGPMDTPGFEGSAGAPSSSREGSRATSSENSPENTDYGSDSEDGSQGDMDEFMDLIREHITQGLCMLASYQTLRRRVYLPETAVTLVKCTALGSLSPLLSEGRRAFAIKNNLDPSNGWRAGQFGSFVSVPFAATHDACFDAGVAAKLTTVLRDVLKDIE from the coding sequence ATGGCCGAGACCGTGGCGCACATCCAGGGCAATCCCTCGTCCCCTCTGACACCGCTCATCCTGGTCCATGCAATCTCCGGCCTCGCCCTGCCCTACTTCGCCCTGGGCTCTCTATCCGCAGACATCCACGACCATTCCAAGGACTCAAGACCCGTCTACGGCCTCTCCTCGCCGATATACGAGTCCGTCCCCGCCTTCCGCCGCCACAGCAAGAGCCTGCCCTCGCTCGCGCTCGAATACGTCCGCATCATCCGGCGTGACATCCAGCCCAACGGCCCCTACCTTCTAGGCGGCTGGTCGATGGGCGGGATGATCGCGGTCGAAATGGCCGCGATTCTCGCTGCGCAGGGCGAATCGGTCAAGCATGTTGTTCTGGTTGACTCGCTGAATCCCGAGGTGTACCTGCCCTTTCACGATGCGCAGGAGCGCCGGGTTCTTGCTACTCTTACATATAATGCTATTGCTTGGCGCGTTAATGGGCCTATGGATACGCCGGGGTTTGAAGGCAGTGCCGGTGCCCCGTCGTCGTCTAGAGAAGGGAGTAGGGCGACGAGCAGCGAGAACAGCCCAGAGAATACCGACTACGGATCTGATAGTGAGGACGGGAGTCAGGGTGATATGGACGAGTTTATGGATCTGATCCGAGAGCATATAACGCAGGGCTTGTGCATGTTGGCGTCGTATCAGACACTGCGTCGGCGGGTCTATCTTCCTGAGACGGCCGTGACGTTGGTCAAGTGTACAGCGCTGGGCagtctctctcctcttctaAGCGAGGGGAGGAGAGCATTTGCGATAAAGAATAACCTAGACCCCAGTAATGGATGGCGAGCAGGGCAGTTTGGCAGCTTTGTTTCTGTTCCGTTTGCTGCGACGCATGATGCCTGTTTTGACGCAGGGGTTGCGGCCAAACTGACCACTGTTCTCAGAGATGTTTTGAAGGATATCGAGTGA
- a CDS encoding uncharacterized protein (CAZy:AA7;~COG:C;~EggNog:ENOG410PGIJ;~InterPro:IPR006094,IPR036318,IPR016166,IPR016167, IPR012951;~PFAM:PF08031,PF01565;~SECRETED:SignalP(1-18);~SMCOG1138:FAD linked oxidase domain protein;~antiSMASH:Cluster_4.6;~go_function: GO:0016491 - oxidoreductase activity [Evidence IEA];~go_function: GO:0050660 - flavin adenine dinucleotide binding [Evidence IEA];~go_function: GO:0071949 - FAD binding [Evidence IEA];~go_process: GO:0055114 - oxidation-reduction process [Evidence IEA]), translated as MRLYSCIVLAALNSVASASPRAAGLYNCVSHIFGDSAAQRIVTPGNATYLDARLGEKIQFDELPVLIAYAQESKEIAPLIKCAQQADIKAVPRTGGHSFEAYSALNGTLVIDIAHINGVDVSDDKKTAVVGAGIRLGALYTALNEHGTSFIGGICPTVGLAGFLGSGGFNMQQRSQGLAVEHVLAAKVVLADGRTVVASPDTNPDLFWAIRGGGGGTYGIVVEYTLSLTQIPRSAMLMLKWNDTASRFPATKQYLDWAPKQIPEFMSQINVYRDNVQVLGWYYGGTKDQLASLVDSSGLLDIGSPEVVIAGDCNTDNARVFGYTTMECLPDDEVDSSILNVIPDPFSQVGNYTQFQWNEVPKSTSTPVAYPWERFHRLSKSFFVLKDSPLTDETLESLLDRIAALDGESQVWGEWHAWNITTPAKGTSNAFPWREKAYAHLEFQIHGAPDDEERQGKYEEWFEDLESYLRPAVGGASYSGYVDGKISTDPLTSYYGDNVCKLVSVKKRYDPEEFFTNPASIPVSEEGC; from the coding sequence ATGAGGTTGTATTCTTGCATCGTTCTAGCTGCCCTGAACAGCGTGGCTTCAGCCTCCCCTCGAGCAGCCGGCCTCTACAACTGTGTCTCCCATATCTTCGGGGATTCTGCGGCACAGCGAATTGTCACGCCAGGCAACGCTACCTACCTGGACGCCCGGCTAGGCGAGAAAATCCAATTCGACGAGCTGCCGGTGCTCATCGCCTACGCGCAGGAATCCAAGGAGATCGCGCCCTTGATCAAATGTGCCCAGCAAGCCGATATCAAGGCCGTCCCACGAACTGGCGGGCATAGCTTCGAGGCCTACTCCGCCTTGAATGGAACCCTGGTCATCGACATTGCACACATCAATGGCGTAGATGTCTCCGATGATAAGAAAACGGCTGTTGTCGGCGCAGGGATCCGTCTGGGTGCTCTGTACACAGCCCTTAACGAACACGGAACATCCTTCATCGGCGGCATCTGCCCTACAGTCGGCCTGGCTGGGTTTCTGGGCTCGGGCGGGTTCAACATGCAGCAAAGATCCCAAGGGCTGGCGGTTGAGCATGTCCTCGCAGCAAAGGTCGTGCTCGCAGATGGGCGCACCGTCGTCGCGTCGCCAGATACCAACCCTGACCTGTTCTGGGCAATCAggggcggcggaggaggcaCGTACGGAATCGTCGTCGAGTACACCCTGTCTCTCACGCAGATCCCACGCTCTGCTATGCTTATGCTGAAGTGGAACGATACTGCATCCCGATTCCCCGCCACGAAGCAATACCTCGACTGGGCGCCCAAGCAAATACCCGAGTTTATGTCCCAGATCAACGTCTACCGCGACAATGTACAGGTACTAGGATGGTATTACGGGGGCACAAAGGACCAGCTGGCTTCGCTTGTGGATTCCTCTGGCCTGCTTGACATTGGTAGCCCCGAGGTAGTCATCGCGGGGGACTGCAATACGGACAATGCGCGTGTCTTTGGATACACGACGATGGAATGTCTCCCGGACGATGAGGTTGACTCGTCCATTCTCAATGTTATTCCGGACCCATTCAGCCAGGTCGGAAATTATACGCAGTTCCAGTGGAACGAGGTGCCCAAGTCCACGTCCACGCCTGTTGCATATCCATGGGAACGCTTCCACCGTCTAAGCAAGTCGTTTTTTGTTCTCAAGGACAGCCCGCTCACCGATGAAACGCTGGAGAGTCTGCTCGACCGCATCGCGGCCCTGGATGGAGAGAGTCAAGTCTGGGGCGAGTGGCACGCGTGGAATATCACTACACCGGCAAAGGGGACCAGCAACGCGTTTCCCTGGCGGGAGAAGGCATATGCGCATCTGGAGTTTCAGATCCATGGAGCaccggatgatgaggagcgCCAGGGGAAATATGAGGAGTGGTTTGAGGACTTGGAGTCGTATTTGAGGCCGGCGGTGGGAGGCGCGAGTTACTCTGGCTACGTTGATGGGAAGATCTCGACGGACCCGTTGACGAGCTACTATGGCGATAATGTTTGCAAGCTGGTGTCGGTCAAGAAGAGATATGACCCGGAGGAGTTCTTCACGAACCCTGCTTCAATCCCGGTTTCTGAGGAGGGATGCTAG
- a CDS encoding uncharacterized protein (COG:Q;~EggNog:ENOG410PNZR;~InterPro:IPR001128,IPR002403,IPR017972,IPR036396;~PFAM:PF00067;~SMCOG1034:cytochrome P450;~TransMembrane:1 (o17-35i);~antiSMASH:Cluster_4.6;~go_function: GO:0004497 - monooxygenase activity [Evidence IEA];~go_function: GO:0005506 - iron ion binding [Evidence IEA];~go_function: GO:0016705 - oxidoreductase activity, acting on paired donors, with incorporation or reduction of molecular oxygen [Evidence IEA];~go_function: GO:0020037 - heme binding [Evidence IEA];~go_process: GO:0055114 - oxidation-reduction process [Evidence IEA]) — translation MLVHEIQTISSHNAGPLIASLLTFLLLALVLRCFLHSDKIPAASSGLPIVGNLQKYTLDPVGFISAATSRHGQCFTVSMLFGRTIWLRSPQLNKEYLETREVDIWSFGDGMGLFLNKIVIPGYFDHLRSMVGSLSRGISRKATLERYAQIADEEASKAVNGWTRGHGGHSVALFEEISFLVHKIIVRCLMGQDFYDHHVEELYDLLHTMEANVGSIWHTILPAWVPHGPARNLWKCRDRVQEIFRFRLQEREKCPEEWTDSLDYISYTLQDPATAHLSRFYAAHHTLLMFAAHTSTVASISWTVLELLKSPARLQLLREDLAAHSLEQSPFLDALIKETGRHYSGNSDVRWARKPKTLRTDVAGTQITIPEGTIVSISPYLTHHDPVAWERPEEYLPERWLADGTLAKKMNDGGQLRYIPFGAGSHRCPGEKMAILVSKMVVSRIVKGCEVGWGEGSSEETLGGLDFSKVGSPWLKGDVQVQFW, via the exons ATGCTGGTCCACGAAATCCAAACCATCTCTTCCCACAATGCCGGCCCTCTCATTGCCAGCCTTCTAACGTTTCTTCTGCTGGCCCTCGTACTGCGGTGCTTCCTCCACTCAGACAAAATCCCTGCTGCCAGCTCCGGTCTCCCAATTGTGGGAAACCTGCAAAAATACACCCTCGACCCGGTTGGGTTCATTTCCGCTGCCACCAGCCGCCATGGACAGTGCTTTACTGTGTCGATGCTATTCGGCCGCACGATCTGGCTGCGAAGTCCTCAGCTCAACAAGGAATACCTAGAAACAAGAGAGGTT GACATATGGTCGTTCGGCGACGGGATGGGCCTTTTCCTCAACAAGATCGTGATCCCCGGATACTTCGACCATCTGCGCAGCATGGTCGGGTCTCTGAGTCGTGGGATCTCACGCAAAGCTACTCTCGAGAGGTACGCCCAGATCGCGGACGAAGAAGCCTCCAAGGCAGTCAATGGCTGGACCCGCGGACACGGCGGACACTCTGTAGCCCTCTTCGAAGAAATCTCCTTCCTTGTGCACAAGATCATCGTGCGGTGCTTGATGGGACAGGACTTTTACGATCACCATGTCGAGGAGCTCTACGACCTGCTGCACACCATGGAGGCCAATGTGGGCAGTATCTGGCATACCATTCTCCCGGCTTGGGTTCCGCATGGTCCAGCGCGTAATCTGTGGAAATGTCGAGACCGTGTGCAGGAGATCTTCCGGTTTCGTCTtcaggagagagagaaatgCCCGGAGGAATGGACTGACAGTCTGGATTATATCTCGTACACCCTGCAAGACCCTGCAACTGCACATCTGAGCCGGTTCTACGCCGCACACCACACGCTGCTTATGTTTGCCGCGCATACCAGCACTGTTGCCAGTATATCCTGGACCGTCTTAGAG CTGCTCAAATCCCCAGCACGACTTCAGCTTCTACGCGAGGATCTAGCCGCCCACTCCCTAGAACAGTCCCCCTTCCTAGACGCCCTCATCAAGGAGACCGGCCGCCACTACTCCGGTAACAGCGACGTCCGCTGGGCCCGGAAGCCCAAGACCCTGCGCACCGACGTCGCCGGAACCCAAATCACCATCCCAGAGGGAACAATCGTTTCGATTTCTCCCTATCTTACGCACCACGATCCTGTGGCGTGGGAAAGACCCGAGGAATATCTGCCCGAGCGATGGCTGGCGGATGGTACcttggcgaagaagatgaacgACGGCGGGCAGCTGCGGTATATTCCGTTTGGGGCGGGCAGCCATCGATGTCCGGGCGAGAAAATGGCGATTTTGGTTTCCAAGATGGTTGTCTCGCGTATTGTCAAGGGCTGTGAGGTTGGCTGGGGAGAGGGGAGCAGCGAGGAGACTCTGGGGGGGTTGGATTTCTCGAAGGTGGGCAGCCCCTGGCTCAAGGGGGATGTGCAGGTGCAATTCTGGTAG